In one Streptomyces sp. NBC_00597 genomic region, the following are encoded:
- a CDS encoding aldo/keto reductase, whose translation MAITPPEKDGARLLYGCMALGGSWDTDAYGSADIDAAEAAIVAALESGIDTFDHADIYRRGKAEAVFGEVLSRTPGLRERIVLQTKCGIRLAEGDRPGIYDLRGANIVRRVEESLVRLRTDAVDVLLLHRPDPLADPQDVAAALTSLRAQGLVHSFGVSNMNAAQIARLQRHLEFPLVANQLEMSLDRRDWLEDGVLVNTAAAAASGFPAGTVEYCLDNGVRLQAWGALAQGRFTGAQESPAERATARLVRELAEVKGTTPETVLLWWLQRHPARIAPVVGSGRPERIRACRDAALREPELTHEEWYDLWLTARGAPLP comes from the coding sequence ATGGCGATCACACCACCGGAGAAGGACGGCGCCCGGCTGCTGTACGGCTGCATGGCGCTCGGCGGCAGCTGGGACACCGATGCGTACGGCTCCGCCGACATCGATGCGGCCGAGGCGGCGATCGTGGCGGCGCTGGAGAGCGGCATCGACACCTTCGACCATGCCGACATCTACCGCCGCGGCAAGGCGGAGGCCGTCTTCGGGGAGGTGCTGTCCCGTACCCCGGGCCTGCGCGAGCGGATCGTGCTCCAGACCAAGTGCGGGATCCGGCTCGCGGAAGGCGACCGCCCCGGCATCTACGACCTGCGCGGCGCCAACATCGTGCGGCGGGTCGAGGAGAGCCTGGTGCGCCTGCGCACCGACGCCGTCGACGTCCTGCTGCTGCACCGGCCCGATCCGCTGGCCGACCCGCAGGACGTCGCGGCGGCGCTCACCTCGCTGCGCGCGCAGGGGCTGGTCCACAGTTTCGGTGTCTCGAACATGAACGCCGCCCAGATCGCCCGTCTCCAACGGCACCTCGAATTCCCGCTGGTCGCCAACCAGCTGGAGATGAGCCTGGACCGGCGGGACTGGCTGGAAGACGGCGTACTCGTCAACACGGCCGCGGCGGCGGCGAGCGGATTCCCGGCCGGGACCGTCGAGTACTGCCTGGACAACGGTGTCCGCCTCCAGGCCTGGGGCGCGCTGGCGCAGGGCCGTTTCACCGGTGCCCAGGAGAGCCCCGCCGAGCGGGCGACGGCCCGCCTCGTGCGCGAACTGGCCGAGGTGAAGGGCACGACGCCCGAGACGGTCCTGCTGTGGTGGCTGCAGCGGCACCCCGCCCGGATCGCCCCCGTCGTGGGGAGCGGGCGTCCCGAGCGCATCCGGGCCTGCCGCGACGCCGCGCTGCGCGAACCGGAGCTCACGCACGAGGAGTGGTACGACCTGTGGCTCACCGCCCGCGGAGCCCCGCTGCCGTAG